Proteins co-encoded in one Vibrio aquimaris genomic window:
- a CDS encoding type VI secretion system Vgr family protein: MPDKYSASAGLMSAKDYKSQEHLVSDFTVTQALSIPFEITATIVSSTFDAQDQLGQLLTVNRYSNESGSNKLQRTFNGVITRIEQMGLDANFQFLQFRVILKPWFWLLKHTHSFRVYQTQTTKDIISDIFDNAGFKGKYKLSSLPSTKREYCLQYNESDYDFVVRLLAEEGLHFYFEHQSGDHTMVIQDATSPYTKADVAKFDMQETPSGSLPLIESWVPVMEFHGASIELTAYDYSQSKLVTSKAKKSGNTVANNTKLTSVLYPELGISGDMTDLSSNLAKRRIEYVEQDYQSVIAHAKHDMFDIATWFSLSSHLDKSQLGDFSVVGIATHYKDNVQCSTEVRLIPKATPNHPKPRGKQSVKGLQSATVAGNTAGEINQDDQGRVRIQFHWDTEASGDKTSCYVRVAQMMAGSGYGAQFIPRVGQEVLVSFIDGDPDQPIITGSVYNSDNAPPYKEANTTKSGIKTKLTAEANELYFDDKKDNELIYLHAAKDISQEIENNHTETVKGELSQTVTKAMKITTEDTYTLSVTKDMSGSAKTITLEADDTIDLKVGSSKISMSSSSISIEATNIDIKASSALDLEGTNVTSKATSANKISGTTTALEATTSNTIKGLSIEMKADTTLSAEGSLSAEFKSGLKGTFDGGVLGELKGAIVKVN, encoded by the coding sequence ATGCCTGATAAGTATTCAGCATCGGCTGGTTTAATGTCTGCAAAAGATTATAAAAGCCAAGAACACTTAGTTAGTGACTTTACCGTCACTCAGGCTCTGTCCATTCCATTTGAAATCACTGCAACTATTGTCTCTTCAACGTTTGATGCTCAAGACCAACTAGGTCAACTCTTAACTGTCAATCGATATAGTAATGAATCTGGCAGCAACAAACTGCAGAGAACATTCAATGGAGTAATAACGCGTATTGAACAAATGGGTTTAGATGCCAACTTCCAGTTCTTGCAGTTTCGCGTCATACTCAAGCCTTGGTTTTGGCTACTAAAACACACTCATTCGTTCCGTGTTTATCAGACTCAAACGACCAAAGATATAATTAGCGATATTTTTGATAATGCTGGTTTTAAGGGCAAATATAAACTTTCTAGTTTACCTTCGACAAAAAGAGAATATTGCCTGCAGTACAATGAATCAGATTATGACTTCGTTGTTCGATTACTTGCAGAAGAAGGATTGCACTTCTATTTCGAGCATCAATCCGGCGATCATACAATGGTGATTCAAGACGCCACTTCGCCATATACCAAAGCAGATGTCGCAAAATTTGATATGCAAGAGACCCCTTCTGGAAGCCTACCACTAATAGAGTCTTGGGTACCTGTCATGGAATTTCATGGCGCCAGCATTGAATTGACAGCTTATGACTATTCGCAGTCCAAGCTGGTAACGAGTAAAGCAAAAAAAAGTGGTAATACAGTAGCAAACAACACCAAATTGACCTCTGTGCTTTATCCGGAGCTAGGTATCAGCGGCGACATGACGGATCTTTCAAGTAACCTCGCTAAACGACGAATTGAATACGTTGAACAAGACTATCAATCCGTCATAGCTCATGCCAAACACGATATGTTTGATATCGCTACTTGGTTTTCCCTAAGTAGCCATTTAGATAAATCACAGCTAGGTGATTTTTCCGTCGTTGGCATAGCCACCCATTACAAAGACAATGTTCAATGTAGTACCGAAGTTCGACTGATACCAAAAGCGACACCCAATCATCCAAAGCCCAGAGGAAAGCAGTCTGTAAAAGGATTACAAAGCGCGACTGTTGCAGGAAACACCGCAGGAGAGATCAATCAAGACGATCAAGGACGGGTAAGAATTCAATTCCACTGGGATACAGAAGCCAGTGGTGACAAAACCAGTTGCTATGTACGAGTCGCCCAAATGATGGCTGGTAGTGGCTATGGTGCACAGTTTATTCCTAGAGTAGGTCAAGAAGTGTTAGTTTCGTTCATTGATGGGGATCCCGACCAACCCATTATCACTGGAAGTGTCTATAACAGCGATAATGCTCCTCCTTACAAAGAAGCAAATACAACCAAAAGCGGTATAAAAACTAAATTAACCGCAGAGGCCAATGAACTCTATTTCGATGACAAAAAGGACAATGAACTTATTTACCTTCATGCGGCAAAAGATATCTCACAAGAAATTGAAAATAACCATACAGAAACCGTGAAAGGAGAGTTGAGCCAAACCGTTACCAAAGCTATGAAAATAACAACCGAAGATACCTATACTTTATCTGTTACTAAGGATATGAGTGGTTCAGCCAAGACCATCACGCTAGAGGCCGATGACACCATTGATTTGAAGGTTGGTTCCAGCAAAATATCTATGTCTTCTTCTTCAATATCAATAGAAGCCACAAACATAGACATAAAAGCAAGCAGTGCGCTGGATTTAGAAGGCACCAATGTTACCAGTAAAGCGACATCCGCAAATAAAATATCAGGCACGACTACAGCACTTGAAGCAACCACTTCAAATACTATAAAAGGGCTAAGCATAGAGATGAAAGCGGACACCACGTTAAGTGCTGAAGGTTCATTAAGCGCGGAATTCAAATCAGGTCTAAAAGGAACTTTCGACGGCGGTGTATTAGGTGAATTGAAAGGTGCGATTGTTAAGGTTAATTAA
- the tssB gene encoding type VI secretion system contractile sheath small subunit, translated as MALNSQHKRVSKNRVSITYDVETNGAVETKELPFVVGVIGDYSGHKQDKEDVEDRTFYNVDKDNFDTVMKRVGPELSLKVDNVLADDDSQFEAPLKFNSMKDFEPEAIVEQVEPLKKLVETRNQLKVLLSKADRSRDLEKLLKEVLQSADTINALSEELGVSTEGGE; from the coding sequence GTGGCACTGAATTCCCAGCACAAACGTGTAAGTAAAAACCGAGTGAGTATTACTTACGATGTGGAAACTAATGGCGCCGTAGAAACCAAAGAACTCCCATTTGTGGTTGGGGTAATTGGTGACTACTCAGGCCATAAGCAAGACAAAGAAGACGTTGAAGACCGTACTTTTTACAACGTTGATAAAGATAATTTTGATACTGTTATGAAACGTGTGGGACCAGAATTGTCCTTAAAAGTCGACAACGTCCTTGCTGATGATGATAGTCAGTTTGAAGCTCCACTCAAATTTAACTCCATGAAAGACTTTGAACCTGAAGCGATTGTAGAGCAGGTAGAGCCTCTTAAAAAGCTAGTTGAAACCCGAAACCAACTAAAAGTGCTTCTCTCCAAAGCGGATCGCTCGCGAGATTTAGAGAAGCTGCTTAAAGAAGTCCTACAGAGTGCAGATACGATCAACGCGTTATCTGAAGAACTGGGTGTAAGTACGGAAGGAGGCGAATAA
- the tssC gene encoding type VI secretion system contractile sheath large subunit gives MSTEAENQPQAEAAEGSLTFLDRAIEATTQTPADTTKELFSVLAEQALSGTVTWDKNVTKTIENAISEIDKKLSKQLSEVMQQKDFQKLEGSWRGLQKLVKESELGRDLKIKMVDFTQEELLDQFEDAPAIDRSPLFNAVYQGEFGTAGGEPYGTFIGDYEFSAKDEDVALLRYMGEVAAACHAPFVAAANAQMFEFNDFTTFDEGKPVAAGFDSPAYAAWNAFRESDDARYVTLTLPRTLARLPYGNKGLGTELFDYEELATDMDGNPNPSSNDQLVWSNAAYDLGLKMTQAYTASGWCTSIRGLDNGGKVENLPNLTYKTEAGDLVQQCPTEVNLTDEREKELSDLGFLPLVHYKNSNYGVFIGGQTAQKPKTYTDPDATANAAISARLPYIMASSRIAHYLKVMGRDKLGSNLEAPDIQRELQLWIDQYTNAGAIGNEQRAKTPLCESRIEVVEQPGRPGSYSAVAHLRPWLQLEELTTSVRMVAKIPG, from the coding sequence ATGAGTACAGAAGCTGAAAATCAACCGCAAGCGGAAGCGGCAGAAGGCTCACTGACTTTTCTTGACCGAGCGATAGAAGCAACAACTCAAACCCCCGCCGACACAACTAAGGAGCTATTTTCAGTTCTTGCTGAACAAGCGCTTTCTGGAACAGTAACATGGGATAAAAATGTTACTAAGACTATTGAAAATGCGATTTCAGAAATTGATAAAAAGCTCTCCAAGCAATTATCTGAGGTAATGCAACAGAAGGACTTTCAAAAGCTCGAAGGTTCTTGGCGTGGCCTACAGAAGCTGGTAAAAGAAAGTGAGCTCGGTCGAGACTTAAAGATAAAAATGGTTGATTTCACTCAGGAAGAGCTACTCGACCAATTTGAAGATGCGCCTGCAATTGATCGCAGCCCACTGTTTAACGCTGTTTATCAAGGAGAGTTTGGTACCGCTGGTGGTGAGCCTTATGGAACTTTCATCGGTGATTACGAATTCAGTGCTAAAGATGAGGATGTGGCTCTCCTTCGCTATATGGGTGAAGTAGCGGCTGCCTGTCATGCTCCCTTTGTTGCTGCAGCCAATGCACAAATGTTCGAATTTAACGACTTCACCACATTTGATGAAGGCAAACCCGTTGCAGCAGGCTTTGACTCCCCTGCTTATGCGGCATGGAATGCATTTCGTGAAAGTGACGATGCAAGGTATGTAACCCTTACTTTGCCCCGAACCTTAGCACGTTTACCTTATGGTAACAAAGGCCTTGGCACAGAGTTGTTCGACTATGAAGAACTTGCTACTGATATGGATGGTAATCCAAATCCATCAAGCAACGACCAATTGGTCTGGTCCAACGCTGCCTATGACCTCGGTTTAAAGATGACTCAAGCCTATACAGCATCAGGCTGGTGCACATCAATACGAGGCTTGGACAATGGAGGAAAAGTCGAGAACCTTCCTAACCTAACCTACAAAACTGAAGCTGGAGATCTTGTCCAACAATGTCCCACCGAGGTAAATCTTACTGATGAAAGAGAAAAAGAACTTAGCGATTTAGGTTTTTTGCCTCTCGTTCATTATAAGAACTCTAATTACGGTGTATTTATTGGCGGTCAGACAGCTCAAAAGCCTAAAACGTACACTGACCCAGATGCAACGGCAAACGCAGCAATTTCCGCTCGTCTTCCCTACATTATGGCCAGTAGCCGCATCGCTCATTACCTAAAAGTAATGGGACGCGACAAGCTCGGCTCAAATTTGGAGGCTCCGGACATTCAACGAGAACTTCAGCTTTGGATCGATCAGTACACCAATGCTGGCGCGATTGGTAATGAGCAACGTGCAAAAACACCCCTGTGTGAGTCAAGAATAGAAGTTGTTGAGCAGCCTGGACGTCCAGGTTCTTATTCTGCGGTCGCTCACCTTAGACCTTGGTTACAACTTGAAGAACTAACTACCTCAGTTCGAATGGTTGCCAAAATACCAGGCTAA
- the tssF gene encoding type VI secretion system baseplate subunit TssF → MTDPLVRYFEQELTFVRRALGQFGHQHSEYAERLNIHQGKIEDPSLARLLDGVSLLNATVEKQLSEQLPQVVEGLLNVIYPSYTQTIPSVAYMHLSAQGDTPESTTIPKGSHFTSDAKGRTCQFTTVDKLVTAPFQLIDTTASSAPFKFNRPVSTEQSTAVIQLSLSTGDPSIQFSQLNHQDLDLFVQGFENNADSIVELLLGQTKAISISDMSCDKHIVMPAGKLKNRISDLNFLFLPQKGNQFSGFQLISEFFFFKEKRQFFRLKDFGSAAKEFDSSEVKLNLFMNAIPAEFMRLFDNHVFKLDVIPAVNMFEQTGEPTSYDQRSLTIPVNADAHSDSDIEVIEVKEVFEITPQGEKPLIPLFRDSYQSDVNADYWQSSRDLSGQFRLAVSLKPTHELEFSKLYGTYLLCTNGKQACGIDGEMECSENIDILGTFSAIYPPTAPIEREQNLNLHWQFVGLLNGNFSSLLHADNPTETLKQMLQLCSREQLSAEEIQAIHSVSVKSQVSAIRIMGKNVFSPGSEIELTLDTQNSFLAFCDVLNRFFQQFCSFDRYIQLSIRIYGRDGVVKQYPKIHGSQLAM, encoded by the coding sequence ATGACTGATCCTTTAGTGCGTTACTTTGAACAAGAGCTAACGTTTGTAAGACGTGCACTCGGACAGTTTGGACACCAACATTCAGAATATGCTGAACGCCTCAATATTCACCAAGGAAAAATTGAAGATCCGAGCCTTGCAAGGCTTCTTGATGGAGTTTCACTATTAAACGCGACGGTAGAGAAACAATTATCTGAGCAGTTACCGCAGGTTGTCGAGGGACTGCTAAATGTAATTTACCCTAGTTACACCCAAACCATACCGAGTGTAGCTTACATGCATTTGTCTGCCCAAGGTGATACTCCAGAGTCAACCACTATTCCAAAAGGGTCACATTTTACTTCAGATGCTAAAGGTCGAACCTGTCAATTTACGACCGTTGATAAACTGGTAACAGCTCCATTTCAATTAATAGATACCACAGCATCAAGTGCCCCGTTTAAATTTAACCGCCCCGTCAGCACTGAGCAATCGACAGCCGTCATTCAGCTGTCACTTTCAACGGGCGACCCTAGTATTCAATTTTCTCAGCTCAATCACCAAGACCTTGATCTATTTGTGCAAGGTTTCGAAAATAATGCCGACTCAATTGTTGAGCTATTGTTAGGGCAAACAAAAGCCATATCAATCTCGGATATGAGCTGTGATAAACATATTGTAATGCCTGCTGGAAAACTAAAAAATAGGATCAGCGACTTAAATTTTTTATTCCTGCCCCAAAAAGGCAATCAATTTTCAGGCTTTCAGCTAATCAGTGAGTTTTTCTTTTTCAAAGAAAAGCGCCAGTTTTTCCGCCTAAAAGATTTTGGATCAGCCGCTAAAGAATTCGATAGTTCAGAGGTCAAACTGAACCTGTTTATGAATGCAATTCCCGCTGAATTCATGCGCCTATTCGACAACCATGTATTTAAACTTGATGTGATACCTGCGGTAAACATGTTTGAGCAAACTGGAGAACCTACCAGTTATGATCAAAGGTCTCTGACTATACCTGTCAACGCTGACGCACACAGTGATAGCGATATAGAAGTTATTGAAGTAAAAGAGGTATTTGAAATCACTCCCCAAGGAGAAAAGCCATTAATACCTTTGTTTCGTGATAGTTATCAATCTGACGTCAATGCTGATTACTGGCAAAGCTCTAGAGATTTATCTGGACAATTTAGACTGGCAGTTAGTCTCAAACCAACACATGAACTGGAATTTAGCAAATTGTATGGTACCTACCTACTTTGTACTAATGGTAAACAAGCTTGTGGAATCGATGGGGAAATGGAATGCTCAGAAAACATTGATATACTGGGAACGTTCAGCGCGATATATCCCCCCACCGCTCCCATTGAGCGTGAACAGAATTTGAACCTTCACTGGCAATTTGTTGGTCTACTAAATGGTAACTTTTCGTCACTATTGCATGCAGATAATCCTACCGAAACACTCAAACAAATGCTTCAGCTATGCAGCAGAGAACAACTTTCTGCTGAAGAAATACAGGCAATACATAGTGTATCGGTTAAATCACAAGTATCAGCTATACGAATCATGGGCAAAAACGTATTTTCACCTGGTAGTGAGATCGAACTGACACTTGATACTCAAAATAGC
- a CDS encoding type VI secretion system tube protein Hcp produces the protein MASIFMRIDGTTPKGAATVDKIGGKDGFFAIDSVTWNAVRGVGIDVGNANNADQGMVALGEINITRGCDGATPYLTTFLYAPGPEGKVIEIVMTKPNREGSGADPYLILTLQAARMSSYNMVGSDGSLPNESFSLTYTQISKAYYIEADGGKIEKGPEVGFDATTAKVTSTAN, from the coding sequence ATGGCTTCTATTTTTATGAGAATTGATGGCACTACCCCAAAGGGTGCGGCGACAGTAGACAAAATCGGTGGTAAAGACGGGTTCTTCGCTATTGATTCTGTCACTTGGAATGCTGTACGCGGTGTCGGGATTGATGTCGGCAATGCCAATAACGCTGACCAAGGAATGGTTGCATTAGGTGAAATCAACATTACTCGGGGGTGTGATGGTGCTACCCCTTATCTAACTACATTCCTTTACGCTCCTGGTCCAGAAGGGAAAGTCATTGAAATTGTCATGACTAAACCAAACCGAGAAGGTTCAGGCGCTGACCCTTACCTCATCCTTACCCTTCAAGCAGCGCGTATGTCTAGCTACAACATGGTTGGCTCTGACGGTAGTCTGCCCAATGAGTCTTTCTCTTTAACCTATACCCAAATATCCAAAGCTTACTACATTGAAGCCGATGGCGGTAAGATTGAGAAAGGGCCAGAAGTTGGCTTCGATGCAACAACAGCCAAAGTCACCTCAACTGCTAACTAA
- a CDS encoding type VI secretion system contractile sheath domain-containing protein — protein MQLNLNLDWQKKFLEIDSTDSDFLRKALSVLFELQPSALDNKFSLVDFVAKMISLLDRKLSSQMDKIIHHDEFKSLHGSWLGIHGLVSLPINNQRVKVKVLDMHWHEVSSDVNQAYNIKASNLFNKIGNKELNTLGGQPFGCILFTHPVAVDMDFDADYDDLFTVELLSKLGESTLCPMIFSPNKNFFVESGADWLSDIDRIEKILAGPDFHAWQSLRSKQSCRFIGFAMPLIRMRHQYKNMKVGFIYNEFGSGLWGNSGFALLSTIMREYHRVNWFGFLKSRWNDKSQGAVINIDQHDCLFIREPQTNVVLFGKISTFYAQHGFIPLTKNPLTDKYFFNGNNSIWQSGTSDNDKVLTQIQTSLMSCRIAHYLKVQVREMLGSFNTASECERFLTQWIEKFSSNVTYANEETLAKYPLSFAKVSVSKSEAQAGSFICTLRIVPQYQYDHFTGEVVLTTELDEVG, from the coding sequence ATGCAACTGAACTTAAATCTTGATTGGCAAAAAAAGTTTCTGGAGATAGACAGTACAGACAGCGACTTTCTTCGAAAGGCACTGTCTGTACTGTTTGAACTTCAACCAAGTGCTTTAGATAATAAGTTTTCTCTCGTCGATTTTGTCGCCAAGATGATTTCTCTACTAGACAGGAAACTCTCGAGCCAGATGGATAAGATCATTCATCATGACGAGTTTAAAAGTTTACATGGCAGTTGGTTAGGGATACACGGGCTTGTGAGCTTGCCCATCAATAATCAAAGGGTGAAAGTCAAAGTCCTAGATATGCATTGGCATGAAGTCTCTTCTGATGTCAATCAAGCATACAATATCAAAGCATCAAATTTGTTTAATAAAATAGGTAACAAGGAACTTAACACTCTAGGAGGCCAGCCTTTTGGTTGCATATTGTTCACTCATCCTGTGGCAGTTGATATGGATTTCGACGCTGACTATGACGATCTATTTACTGTTGAACTACTAAGTAAACTTGGTGAATCCACATTATGCCCAATGATTTTTTCCCCTAATAAAAATTTTTTTGTAGAGTCTGGAGCAGACTGGCTTTCTGACATTGATAGAATCGAAAAAATCTTAGCAGGACCAGATTTTCATGCGTGGCAATCACTTCGTAGTAAGCAAAGTTGCCGTTTTATAGGTTTCGCAATGCCTTTAATACGCATGAGGCATCAATACAAAAACATGAAGGTAGGTTTCATATACAATGAATTTGGTAGTGGATTATGGGGGAATTCTGGGTTTGCGCTACTATCAACAATAATGCGCGAATACCATAGGGTTAACTGGTTTGGTTTTCTAAAATCTCGCTGGAATGATAAATCTCAGGGGGCGGTCATTAATATCGACCAGCACGATTGTTTATTCATCAGAGAACCGCAAACCAATGTGGTTTTATTTGGCAAGATCTCAACATTTTACGCCCAACACGGATTTATCCCTCTCACCAAAAATCCATTGACAGACAAGTACTTTTTCAACGGTAATAATTCCATCTGGCAAAGTGGAACATCAGATAATGATAAAGTGCTAACACAGATCCAAACTAGCTTAATGTCTTGCCGCATCGCACACTACCTAAAAGTACAGGTACGAGAAATGCTGGGAAGCTTCAATACCGCTTCCGAATGTGAACGTTTTTTAACACAGTGGATTGAAAAATTCTCTAGTAATGTCACTTATGCAAATGAAGAAACGCTCGCGAAATACCCCCTTAGTTTCGCGAAAGTATCGGTATCCAAGTCGGAGGCTCAAGCGGGAAGCTTTATTTGCACACTTAGGATTGTACCTCAATATCAATATGACCACTTCACTGGTGAAGTAGTATTGACCACAGAGCTTGATGAGGTTGGCTAA
- a CDS encoding DUF6931 family protein — MYKKIPYQSSSQIIPRFQASEEAKECINDELPIDQVIVSLQKSELYNDLVQFLAHALPVRESIWWALCCLYSRNDVWNDTQKMALDTTKYWALSPSEELRRKSELLANRLELNCGPSWVSQAVFWNGSGSIVAPDLPTVLPDPYLYAKAVAGAINHAAALPVWDQTSTYYENAVIAAIDIAQGGNGGLI; from the coding sequence ATGTATAAAAAAATTCCCTATCAAAGCAGTTCTCAAATTATTCCAAGGTTTCAAGCTTCTGAGGAAGCTAAGGAGTGTATCAATGACGAACTTCCGATAGATCAAGTGATAGTAAGTTTGCAAAAGTCAGAACTTTATAATGATCTAGTACAGTTTCTCGCCCATGCGTTACCTGTCAGAGAAAGTATTTGGTGGGCACTATGTTGTCTATATTCACGCAATGATGTTTGGAATGACACTCAAAAGATGGCATTGGATACTACAAAGTACTGGGCATTGTCTCCGTCTGAAGAGCTGCGCAGAAAATCTGAGTTATTGGCCAATCGATTAGAATTAAATTGTGGACCATCTTGGGTTAGCCAAGCAGTATTTTGGAACGGCTCTGGGAGTATAGTGGCGCCAGACTTACCCACTGTCTTACCTGATCCATACTTGTACGCTAAAGCGGTTGCGGGAGCCATTAATCACGCCGCTGCACTACCAGTGTGGGATCAAACCTCCACCTATTATGAAAACGCCGTTATAGCAGCAATTGATATTGCACAAGGTGGAAACGGAGGTCTGATATGA
- a CDS encoding PAAR domain-containing protein, giving the protein MTLPAARLTDMHVCPMQTPAVPPIPHVGGPITGPGAPTVLVGNMPAATLGDIVVCVGPPDSIVKGSATVLINSKPAARMGDTTAHGGSIVLGMPTVLIGG; this is encoded by the coding sequence ATGACTCTTCCTGCCGCCAGACTTACAGATATGCATGTATGCCCAATGCAAACACCCGCGGTTCCTCCTATCCCTCATGTTGGTGGGCCAATTACTGGACCTGGTGCTCCGACTGTTCTGGTAGGAAATATGCCAGCAGCTACACTTGGGGATATCGTTGTATGCGTGGGCCCGCCGGATTCAATCGTTAAGGGAAGTGCTACCGTATTAATTAATAGTAAGCCCGCAGCAAGAATGGGAGATACCACCGCACATGGCGGCTCTATTGTTCTCGGAATGCCGACAGTTCTTATCGGGGGTTAA
- the tssE gene encoding type VI secretion system baseplate subunit TssE, translating to MGFWKAFIDSKGSTQTEEVEDIKYHLTKLLESESPLLSIDDRFIELHRSNLRFGIEDVQLLSASLDQAQLAIRLESYIRHFEPRLSQVIVELLERNETENALVFNIIASANTSRGEQELIFDSKISLNDLTTIMTEDSYD from the coding sequence ATGGGATTTTGGAAAGCATTTATTGATTCAAAAGGTTCAACTCAAACCGAAGAAGTTGAAGACATAAAGTACCACCTAACCAAGCTACTTGAGTCAGAATCTCCTTTGCTGAGCATCGACGATAGGTTTATCGAACTTCATCGCTCTAACCTCAGGTTTGGGATCGAAGATGTTCAGCTGTTAAGTGCCAGTTTAGATCAAGCTCAACTGGCTATTCGCCTAGAAAGCTACATTCGCCATTTTGAACCACGCCTGTCTCAGGTCATAGTAGAGTTGCTAGAGCGCAACGAAACTGAAAACGCTTTGGTGTTTAATATTATTGCTAGCGCCAATACATCGAGAGGAGAACAAGAGCTTATTTTTGATTCAAAAATATCTCTCAACGATCTTACAACAATTATGACGGAGGATAGCTATGACTGA
- a CDS encoding ImpA family type VI secretion system protein: MVDVDALLKPISEEQPSGSYLKLDRSAYRTLRNHYNTAQSSFRQLVETPDASGDEALIEANDTNWNLVRTTTFDALTSQTKDTELLGWFITSQLFTSSPYTNLADATKVLVEIIREFWETLHPRPPEDKLKSNDEDGRNKELTEFRIKPLLQLVGETQDSTALFMPLQMTDLIGHVTFGDFLRAERSGTLSELKESAYSLYSNEMEDVVRNLATAYQNFNTAEKLIAQACQKVNVSPISFKYAKANISELLNAIQYLVGDRFAPWPLDSNFKMITYESTQNEVSVESPETPAESSSVTQSPKASTQTATSGQGNNIQSASSANVISSRDQAFHELRKISRFFQKTEPHSPIPFLLERAIRWGHMSLPDLLNEMTGGNSGVITHINQVSGMDNLEPTKLGSLPPSPHRAFTQPSGLVETDVNTQPLKDSDSTETVAHSESPSQNDTNTQSDSGISNFEW; encoded by the coding sequence ATGGTAGATGTTGATGCGTTATTGAAACCTATATCTGAAGAGCAACCATCAGGTAGTTATCTCAAGTTGGATAGAAGCGCTTACCGTACCCTGCGAAATCATTACAATACAGCTCAATCATCATTTCGACAGTTAGTTGAAACACCTGACGCTTCAGGTGACGAAGCGCTTATCGAAGCAAACGATACTAATTGGAATTTAGTGCGCACTACCACATTTGACGCGTTAACATCCCAAACAAAAGATACCGAACTACTCGGTTGGTTTATTACCAGCCAACTATTTACCTCTTCCCCTTATACTAACCTCGCTGATGCAACAAAAGTTTTGGTAGAAATTATCCGAGAATTTTGGGAAACCCTTCACCCTCGGCCTCCTGAAGATAAACTAAAAAGTAATGACGAAGATGGACGTAATAAAGAGCTAACGGAATTTAGGATCAAGCCGCTTCTTCAACTCGTGGGGGAAACCCAAGATTCAACTGCCCTTTTCATGCCACTACAAATGACCGACCTTATAGGACACGTTACATTTGGTGATTTTTTAAGAGCAGAGCGAAGCGGAACCCTATCTGAGCTTAAAGAGTCAGCGTATTCACTATATTCAAACGAGATGGAAGATGTCGTACGCAATCTTGCTACTGCATATCAGAACTTCAACACAGCCGAAAAACTCATCGCTCAGGCATGCCAGAAAGTAAATGTTTCTCCGATCAGCTTTAAGTATGCCAAAGCCAATATTTCGGAGCTTCTCAATGCAATACAATACTTAGTTGGTGATAGGTTCGCACCTTGGCCATTAGACAGTAATTTTAAAATGATCACTTATGAGTCAACACAAAACGAAGTAAGCGTTGAAAGCCCAGAAACTCCGGCTGAGAGCTCTAGCGTAACTCAGTCTCCAAAAGCAAGTACTCAAACCGCAACATCTGGACAGGGTAATAACATTCAATCAGCTTCTTCTGCAAATGTCATTTCAAGTCGCGACCAAGCCTTTCACGAGCTACGTAAAATTTCACGTTTTTTTCAAAAAACAGAGCCGCACAGCCCTATCCCATTTTTACTTGAACGTGCAATTCGTTGGGGCCATATGAGCTTACCTGACCTATTAAACGAGATGACAGGTGGCAATTCAGGAGTCATTACCCATATCAATCAGGTCTCTGGTATGGATAACTTGGAACCCACAAAGCTTGGTAGTCTTCCCCCATCACCACATAGAGCATTCACCCAACCGTCTGGGCTTGTAGAGACAGATGTAAACACACAACCACTGAAAGATTCAGACTCAACAGAGACTGTAGCACACAGTGAAAGTCCCTCTCAAAATGACACAAATACTCAGTCTGATAGTGGGATTAGTAATTTCGAGTGGTAG